A single genomic interval of Lysobacter avium harbors:
- a CDS encoding bifunctional riboflavin kinase/FAD synthetase, giving the protein MSKLFRDIEGGTRCPRGSVVCIGAFDGLHRGHRALVGHAVERAQALKLPAVALSFEPLPRELFARGAPPPRLLSPRAKAEGLCELGIDQVGLLRFRKRMASMSAEDFVNEVLVRLLQAREVWVGPGFQFGRNRGGDLALLQRMGAQASPGFTAGAIEPVTLDGERVSSTRIREALQAGDFATAARMLGRPYAISGRVVRGAQLGRTLGYPTANIRFGGKTPALSGIYATWVHGVGDEPIASVSSLGTRPTVNGTEPLLEAHLFDFHGDLYGRRITVEFVARLRDEESFDDLPALTAQMHRDAEQARAILTPTPRATA; this is encoded by the coding sequence ATGAGCAAGCTGTTCAGGGATATCGAAGGCGGGACCCGGTGCCCACGCGGGAGCGTGGTCTGCATCGGCGCGTTTGATGGCCTGCACCGCGGCCATCGGGCACTGGTCGGCCATGCGGTGGAGCGTGCGCAGGCATTGAAGTTGCCGGCCGTCGCCCTCAGTTTCGAGCCGTTGCCGCGCGAGTTGTTCGCGCGTGGCGCGCCGCCGCCGCGACTGCTTTCGCCGCGGGCCAAGGCGGAAGGACTGTGTGAGCTGGGCATCGATCAGGTCGGGCTGCTGCGCTTCAGGAAGCGCATGGCCTCGATGAGCGCGGAGGATTTCGTCAACGAGGTGCTGGTGCGACTGTTGCAGGCGCGCGAGGTGTGGGTCGGGCCGGGCTTCCAGTTCGGCAGGAACCGTGGCGGCGACTTGGCGCTGCTGCAGCGCATGGGCGCGCAGGCCAGCCCGGGCTTCACCGCGGGCGCGATCGAGCCGGTCACGCTGGATGGCGAGCGCGTGTCCAGCACGCGCATCCGCGAGGCACTGCAGGCCGGCGACTTTGCCACCGCGGCCCGGATGCTGGGCCGCCCGTACGCCATCAGTGGCCGGGTCGTGCGCGGCGCGCAACTGGGCCGCACGCTGGGCTATCCGACCGCCAACATCCGTTTTGGCGGCAAGACGCCGGCGCTCTCGGGCATCTATGCCACCTGGGTGCACGGGGTGGGGGACGAGCCCATCGCCTCGGTGTCCAGCCTTGGCACCCGGCCCACCGTGAACGGCACGGAGCCGCTGCTGGAGGCCCACCTGTTCGACTTCCACGGTGACCTGTACGGTCGCCGGATCACGGTGGAGTTCGTCGCCAGGCTGCGCGACGAAGAAAGCTTTGACGATCTGCCGGCCCTGACCGCGCAGATGCACCGCGACGCCGAGCAGGCGCGCGCCATCCTGACCCCTACACCGCGAGCCACTGCGTGA
- the rpmA gene encoding 50S ribosomal protein L27, protein MAHKKSGGSTRNGRDSNPKYLGVKIYGGQAIDAGNIIVRQRGTQFHPGPGVGLGRDHTLFALVDGKVEFSVKGLKKRRTVSVVSA, encoded by the coding sequence ATGGCACATAAAAAGTCCGGAGGCTCGACCCGCAACGGTCGCGACTCCAACCCGAAATACCTCGGCGTGAAGATCTACGGTGGCCAGGCGATCGACGCCGGCAACATCATCGTGCGCCAGCGCGGCACCCAGTTCCATCCGGGTCCGGGCGTGGGCCTGGGCCGTGACCACACGCTGTTTGCGCTGGTGGATGGCAAGGTCGAGTTCTCGGTCAAGGGCCTGAAGAAGCGCCGCACCGTCAGCGTCGTCAGCGCTTGA
- the murJ gene encoding murein biosynthesis integral membrane protein MurJ, translating into MLRSTAVFSVMTFISRIAGYLRDWLQASLFGAGPAVSAFVVAYRIPNYLRRIFAEGSFSSAFVPLLSELKQKGDDEALQDFLDHVAGALLAVVVVVSGLGILAAPWVARLFLAFADQSESDLVPLTAQMLRITFPYLVFISMTALAGSVLNSFKQFGLPALTPVLHNLAMIGAMLFLAGYLQVPEKALAWGVLLAGILQMLVLWPAMSRLGLRTRFKFNLRHKGVRRVMTLMLPTIFSSSVSQVNLLVGTVFASLLVPAAQSWLYYSDRLTELPLGLFGVAIGTVILPQLSRMHADRDGDGYSRSLDWGLRMVLLVGMPAALGLALLAEPLTASLFRYGRFTPEDTRMVGYALTAMSVGIPAFMLSKVLLPAFYSRQDTKTPMRAAIITVVANVLLTVLIVTPLWWLEVPFAHAGIAGATAIAGIINASLLWHFLKRDGIYQVQPGWPGWLTRIGLGLVAMAVTVVLLRGWVGDWSAMAGWLRWAWLLGVIGAGAAAYGAVLLIAGVRPRHLRQ; encoded by the coding sequence ATGTTGCGTTCCACGGCGGTGTTCAGCGTGATGACCTTCATCTCGCGCATCGCCGGCTACCTGCGTGACTGGCTCCAGGCCAGCCTGTTCGGGGCCGGTCCGGCGGTCAGCGCCTTCGTCGTCGCCTACCGCATTCCCAACTACCTGCGCCGGATCTTCGCCGAGGGCTCGTTCTCCTCGGCGTTCGTGCCATTGCTGTCGGAGCTGAAGCAAAAAGGCGACGACGAGGCCCTGCAGGATTTCCTCGACCACGTCGCCGGCGCGCTGCTGGCGGTGGTGGTCGTGGTCAGCGGGCTGGGCATCCTCGCCGCGCCCTGGGTCGCGCGGCTGTTCCTGGCCTTCGCCGACCAGTCCGAGTCCGACCTGGTGCCGCTGACCGCGCAGATGCTGCGGATCACCTTCCCGTACCTGGTATTCATCTCGATGACCGCGCTGGCCGGCTCGGTGCTCAACAGTTTCAAGCAGTTCGGCCTGCCGGCGCTGACCCCGGTGCTGCACAACCTGGCGATGATCGGCGCGATGCTGTTCCTGGCCGGCTACCTGCAGGTGCCGGAGAAGGCGCTGGCCTGGGGCGTGCTGCTGGCCGGCATCCTGCAGATGCTGGTGCTGTGGCCGGCGATGTCGCGCCTGGGCCTGCGCACGCGCTTCAAATTCAACCTTCGGCACAAGGGCGTGCGCCGGGTGATGACCCTGATGCTGCCGACGATCTTCTCGTCCTCGGTCTCGCAGGTAAACCTGCTGGTGGGCACGGTCTTCGCGTCGCTGCTGGTGCCGGCCGCGCAGTCGTGGCTGTATTACTCCGACCGCCTGACCGAGCTGCCGCTGGGGCTGTTCGGCGTGGCCATCGGCACGGTGATCCTGCCGCAGCTGTCGCGCATGCATGCCGATCGCGATGGCGACGGCTATTCGCGCTCGCTGGATTGGGGCCTGCGCATGGTCCTGCTGGTCGGCATGCCGGCCGCGCTGGGCCTCGCGCTGCTGGCCGAACCGCTGACCGCCTCGCTGTTCCGCTACGGCCGGTTCACGCCCGAGGACACCCGCATGGTCGGCTACGCGCTGACCGCGATGAGCGTCGGCATCCCCGCCTTCATGCTCAGCAAAGTGCTGCTGCCGGCGTTCTATTCGCGCCAGGACACCAAAACCCCGATGCGGGCGGCGATCATCACCGTGGTCGCCAATGTGCTGCTGACAGTACTGATCGTCACTCCGCTGTGGTGGCTGGAGGTGCCCTTCGCGCACGCCGGGATCGCCGGGGCGACCGCCATCGCCGGCATCATCAATGCGTCCCTGCTGTGGCATTTCCTCAAGCGCGACGGCATCTACCAGGTCCAGCCCGGCTGGCCCGGTTGGCTGACCCGCATCGGCCTGGGGCTGGTGGCGATGGCGGTGACCGTCGTGCTCCTGCGCGGCTGGGTCGGCGACTGGTCCGCGATGGCCGGCTGGCTGCGCTGGGCGTGGCTGCTGGGCGTCATCGGCGCGGGCGCGGCGGCCTATGGCGCGGTGCTGCTGATCGCCGGCGTGCGGCCGCGGCACCTGCGGCAGTAG
- the cgtA gene encoding Obg family GTPase CgtA gives MKLVDEAEIQVSAGNGGNGCVGFRREKYIPLGGPDGGDGGAGGSVWLEADENLNTLVDFRHQRRFRAQRGEDGRGRQMYGKGGEDTVITVPVGTVVVNVETDEVIGDMVTHGERLLVAQGGKGGLGNMHFKTSVNRAPRKALPGLPGEERELKLELKLLADVGLLGFPNAGKSTLIRAVSAATPKVADYPFTTLYPNLGVVSVEKYRSFVIADIPGLIEGAADGAGLGAQFLRHLQRTRLLLHLVDVAPMEGGVEMSPADQVRAIERELEKHDPELLAKPRWLVFNKSDLLPEDEREKLVQDIVDELGWQDRWFLASAIGREGTWPIMLEIMAFFDRQKADEQEAAGEAAAQARADADAARRDAEQG, from the coding sequence ATGAAGCTGGTCGACGAAGCCGAAATCCAGGTCTCAGCAGGCAACGGCGGCAACGGCTGCGTCGGGTTCCGCCGTGAGAAGTACATCCCGCTCGGCGGGCCGGACGGCGGCGACGGCGGGGCAGGCGGCAGCGTCTGGTTGGAGGCCGACGAGAACCTCAACACGCTGGTCGATTTCCGCCACCAGCGACGCTTCCGCGCCCAGCGCGGCGAAGACGGCCGCGGTCGGCAGATGTACGGCAAGGGCGGGGAGGACACCGTCATCACCGTGCCTGTCGGCACCGTGGTGGTGAACGTGGAAACCGACGAGGTGATCGGCGACATGGTCACCCACGGCGAGCGCCTGCTGGTCGCCCAGGGCGGCAAGGGCGGGCTGGGCAACATGCACTTCAAGACCTCGGTCAACCGCGCGCCGCGCAAGGCGCTCCCCGGTCTGCCCGGCGAGGAGCGCGAGCTGAAGCTGGAGCTCAAGCTGCTGGCCGATGTCGGCCTGCTGGGCTTCCCCAACGCCGGCAAGAGCACCCTGATCCGCGCCGTCTCGGCCGCGACCCCCAAGGTGGCCGACTACCCGTTCACCACGCTGTATCCGAACCTGGGCGTGGTGAGCGTCGAGAAATACCGCAGCTTCGTGATCGCCGACATTCCCGGGCTGATCGAGGGCGCGGCCGACGGCGCCGGCCTGGGCGCGCAGTTCCTGCGCCACCTGCAGCGCACGCGGCTGCTGCTGCACCTGGTGGACGTCGCGCCGATGGAGGGTGGGGTGGAGATGAGCCCGGCCGACCAGGTCCGCGCGATCGAGCGGGAGCTGGAGAAACACGACCCCGAGCTGCTGGCCAAGCCCCGCTGGCTGGTGTTCAACAAGTCCGACCTGTTGCCCGAGGACGAGCGCGAGAAGCTGGTGCAGGACATCGTCGACGAGCTGGGCTGGCAGGATCGCTGGTTCCTGGCCTCGGCGATCGGCCGCGAGGGTACCTGGCCGATCATGCTGGAGATCATGGCGTTCTTCGACCGTCAGAAGGCCGACGAGCAGGAAGCCGCCGGCGAGGCCGCAGCCCAGGCCCGGGCGGACGCCGACGCCGCACGCCGCGATGCCGAACAAGGCTGA
- the rplU gene encoding 50S ribosomal protein L21, whose protein sequence is MYAVVVTGGKQYRVMQGETLRVELLEAEAGSEIKFDNILMLGDGEGVKLGDELKGATVSAKVVGHGRADKIRIIKFRRRKHHRKQMGHRQHYTEIEITGIAGGDKK, encoded by the coding sequence ATGTACGCAGTGGTAGTCACCGGCGGTAAGCAATACCGCGTCATGCAGGGCGAGACCCTGCGCGTTGAGCTGCTCGAAGCCGAAGCCGGCAGCGAGATCAAGTTCGACAACATCCTGATGCTGGGCGACGGCGAGGGCGTGAAGCTCGGCGACGAACTCAAGGGTGCCACGGTCAGTGCCAAGGTGGTGGGCCACGGACGTGCGGACAAGATCCGCATCATCAAGTTCCGTCGCCGCAAGCACCACCGCAAGCAGATGGGTCACCGTCAGCACTACACCGAAATCGAGATCACCGGCATTGCCGGTGGCGACAAGAAGTAA
- the rpsT gene encoding 30S ribosomal protein S20 translates to MANIKSAKKRAKQTVVRNARNASQRSMLRTSVKKVLKALGENDAESAEAAFKVAQPILDRFSSRGLIHKNKAARHKARLNARIKALKAA, encoded by the coding sequence GTGGCAAACATCAAGTCCGCCAAGAAGCGCGCCAAGCAGACCGTCGTGCGCAATGCCCGCAACGCGAGCCAGCGCTCGATGCTGCGCACCTCCGTCAAGAAGGTGCTCAAGGCCCTTGGCGAAAATGACGCCGAGAGCGCCGAGGCCGCCTTCAAGGTTGCCCAGCCGATCCTCGACCGTTTCAGCTCGCGTGGCCTGATCCACAAGAACAAGGCAGCCCGTCACAAGGCCCGCCTGAACGCCCGGATCAAGGCGCTGAAGGCCGCCTGA